A window of the Desulfobacula toluolica Tol2 genome harbors these coding sequences:
- a CDS encoding methyl-accepting chemotaxis protein, producing MFKNMKIGTKIVGGFFIGILLSVIIGVTGVYNISKIGDIVNRLATQGIPETSAVIETERATWHTHILSYEFDLKQDKQSKKEWISQREEIKKGLDKLEPIATALNHKDILKSVNDIKKMLGEYSKISEEYTSLALKNKEIEKNLKTGASIVAKHWLDYILDQNMKIERSIENRELDDIIIRVDMIKIANDGMNFFNEIIKNQYLYTIYQEDEQALAINSNISKLIGIANSVINMSIDSANVETGEAILSDTEKAEKLFEVWVLNKKRQAELLSWLDKNVRAIVNLTTKTALEADKAAYDMGISTAGLVFNLRMLLSIIIACSVIIGLGLAFFITRGITKPLNMLINGLQKGADQVSSASTQVSSSSQSLAEGASQQAASIEETSSSMEEMSSMTKKNVENIKEAQNKMVEAGQIVVNANKNLEEMIGAINEITKSSEETSNIIKTIDEIAFQTNLLALNAAVEAARAGEAGAGFAVVADEVRNLAMRAAEAAKNTSELIDGTVKAVKKGNELTKRTQEAFKANVDISMKIGELVDEISGASDEQANGIEQVNTSIAEMDKIVQQNAANAEESASASEEMSAQAEQLKEYVSDLVIMTNGEKNRKHTAFPKEKCLIPPPIQVRQVKIKNFHTR from the coding sequence ATGTTTAAAAATATGAAAATCGGAACAAAAATTGTAGGCGGTTTTTTTATCGGCATTCTTTTGTCAGTTATAATTGGTGTTACAGGTGTGTACAATATCAGTAAAATCGGCGATATTGTTAACCGTCTGGCAACACAGGGAATTCCTGAAACATCTGCTGTGATTGAGACTGAGCGGGCCACTTGGCATACCCATATTCTGTCCTATGAATTTGATCTAAAACAAGACAAACAAAGTAAAAAAGAATGGATCAGCCAGCGCGAAGAGATAAAAAAAGGCCTTGATAAACTTGAGCCCATTGCCACGGCTTTAAATCATAAGGACATATTAAAGTCAGTTAATGATATTAAAAAGATGCTGGGGGAGTATTCAAAGATCAGTGAAGAATACACATCCCTGGCCCTGAAAAATAAAGAAATCGAAAAAAACCTGAAAACCGGCGCTTCCATTGTTGCCAAACATTGGCTTGATTATATTCTGGATCAGAATATGAAAATAGAACGATCAATTGAAAATCGGGAGCTTGATGATATTATTATAAGGGTAGACATGATCAAAATAGCCAACGATGGTATGAATTTTTTTAATGAGATCATAAAAAACCAATACCTTTATACTATTTACCAGGAGGATGAACAGGCCCTGGCAATAAACTCCAACATCAGCAAACTTATTGGTATTGCTAATAGTGTAATCAACATGTCTATAGATTCGGCAAATGTTGAAACGGGTGAAGCAATACTTTCTGATACGGAAAAAGCGGAGAAACTGTTTGAAGTCTGGGTACTAAACAAGAAAAGGCAGGCAGAGCTTCTATCCTGGCTGGATAAAAATGTCAGGGCAATTGTCAACCTTACCACTAAAACAGCATTAGAAGCGGATAAGGCTGCCTATGACATGGGAATTTCCACCGCAGGGCTTGTATTCAATTTAAGGATGCTTCTTTCCATCATAATAGCCTGCTCCGTTATCATCGGTTTGGGTTTGGCCTTTTTTATCACCAGGGGCATCACCAAACCATTGAATATGCTTATTAACGGTTTGCAGAAAGGGGCGGACCAGGTTTCTTCCGCTTCGACCCAGGTTTCATCTTCAAGCCAGTCCCTTGCAGAAGGCGCTTCGCAACAGGCAGCCTCCATTGAAGAGACATCTTCATCAATGGAAGAAATGTCTTCAATGACCAAGAAAAACGTTGAAAACATCAAAGAAGCCCAGAATAAAATGGTTGAAGCCGGCCAGATTGTGGTTAATGCCAATAAAAATCTGGAAGAAATGATTGGCGCTATAAATGAGATCACAAAGTCTAGTGAGGAAACCAGCAATATAATTAAGACCATTGATGAAATAGCTTTTCAAACCAATTTACTTGCGTTAAACGCTGCAGTTGAGGCTGCCCGGGCAGGAGAAGCCGGTGCAGGCTTTGCCGTTGTTGCAGATGAAGTGAGAAATCTTGCCATGAGGGCTGCAGAAGCTGCAAAAAACACATCTGAATTAATTGACGGGACGGTTAAAGCAGTTAAAAAAGGCAATGAACTCACAAAGAGAACCCAGGAAGCATTTAAGGCAAATGTAGACATTTCCATGAAAATCGGAGAACTTGTTGATGAAATTTCAGGGGCATCTGATGAGCAGGCCAATGGTATTGAACAGGTGAATACCTCCATTGCGGAAATGGACAAAATTGTCCAGCAGAATGCAGCCAATGCCGAAGAATCCGCCTCTGCATCCGAAGAGATGAGTGCCCAGGCAGAGCAGCTAAAGGAATATGTCAGCGATCTTGTTATTATGACAAACGGCGAAAAAAACAGAAAACACACAGCATTTCCAAAAGAAAAATGCCTCATTCCACCTCCCATCCAAGTCCGGCAAGTAAAAATAAAAAACTTTCATACAAGGTAA